Within Novosphingobium resinovorum, the genomic segment CCTGGATGCCGACGAACAGGCCGTTCGACAGGGGAATGTCGTAGCCGGCGCTGATGCCGTAGGTGACGCCTTCGTCCGATTCGCCACCGACCGAGATCGAGTCGAGACCGGTTTCCACCTGCACGAAAGCCTGTGCCTGGGCGGCGGCCGGAACGGCGAACAGCGCGGCGGCAACGGCCACCGGGACGAACTTCTTCATGGTATGCTCCTGCAATATTCTTGTCGCACCCGCACCGTTACCGGCAGCAGGGAGGCGCCCCTTAGCGGGAGCGAAATTGCCGTCAAACCAAAGAGTTGTTTCTGGATTGTCATCAAAGCGTCACTGTTGCCGGCAAGCAACAGAAACAAATGTCGAGAAACGGTATTTTCAACCGTTTCCCGTCAATTCATTCGTTTGCCGTGATTTAAGCGCGATATGCGAACGAAAACTTTTTACGTTCGTCTCTTTTATATCGCGAAGGCGCTTCCCATGGACTTTTTAAATTAATCCTGGCCCTTGGCGAAACTCCGCCTGCGCTCCACGCAGCGAGGCGGTCAACCCTTGACCCAGTCCGCCACCTGCCGCGCGACGTCGTTCGCCGCCTGGTTGAGCGCTGCGCCCACCGGCTTGGCCTTGGCCTCCACGCCGTTCACCACGGCCTCGAAGCGCTTCGTCTGCAGCGGGCCGCCGCCGCGCTCCGAGCGCACCGCATCGAAGCGTACCACGACGGCGCTGCGCTGCGCGTCATAACCCATCTGCAGCAGGCGGCCGCCGATGAGCGTCTTGCCGGTGACCTCGAAGTCGCCGCCCTCGACCACCAGCTGGCCGGTGCGGGCGCGCAGTGTTTCCGCCAGCAGGGAGCGGAACTGGCGCGTCGGTTTTTCCACCCACAGCGCTTCCTTGAGATAGGCGACGCTGGATGCATTGACCGT encodes:
- a CDS encoding ABC-type transport auxiliary lipoprotein family protein, translated to MNRHYTKRLACGLLAAVAAFSVAGCVSLGSDPPDDLLKLTPQESAPVGTTTTGTLSDAIVVLDPEADRGLDVLRVPVTVNASSVAYLKEALWVEKPTRQFRSLLAETLRARTGQLVVEGGDFEVTGKTLIGGRLLQMGYDAQRSAVVVRFDAVRSERGGGPLQTKRFEAVVNGVEAKAKPVGAALNQAANDVARQVADWVKG